A genomic region of Leptotrichia massiliensis contains the following coding sequences:
- the nifJ gene encoding pyruvate:ferredoxin (flavodoxin) oxidoreductase, whose product MTKNMKTMDGNQAAAHIAYAFTEVAGIYPITPSSTMSELVDQWASYGKENLFGMPVKVVEMQSEAGAAGIVHGSLQTGALTTTFTASQGLLLKIPNMYKISGELLPGVMHVAARAISTQALSIFGDHQDIYAARMTGWAMLATSSVQEVMDLAGIAHLAAIKSRVPFMHFFDGFRTSHEINKIEVMDYEFLESLLDKKAVQEFRERALNPENPVTRGTAQNDDIYFQAREAQNRFYEAVPDIVNDYMKKISEKTGRNYAPFVYYGSENAERVIIAMGSVNETIKEVVDYLNKNGENVGALNVHLYRPFSSKYFFDVMPKSVKKIAVLDRTKEPGALGEPLYMDVKALYYGRENAPEIVGGRYGLSSKDTTPEQIVAVFKNLAQKEPKNNFTIGIIDDVTFTSLALEDEVFTGNEDVKGCLFYGLGSDGTVGANKNSIKIIGDKTDLYAQGYFAYDSKKSGGVTRSHLRFSKYPIRSTYLVTKPSFVACSAPAYLGKYDMISGLREGGIFLLNTIWDKEKLLKYVPNEIKRELARKKAKFYLINATEIAKEIGLGNRTNTIMQSAFFYLSEVIPHDEAKQYMKEYAEKSYGRKGQDIVQKNWDAIDRGIDGLDEVEVLPEWADLEVDEKIIDDAKPEFVKKVADPINNLKGEELPVSAFLGREDGTFEHGTANYEKRGIADEVPEWQPDMCIQCNQCAYVCPHAVIRPFLIDEEEMAKAPEGMPTIKALGRGMNDLNYKIQVSPLDCTGCSACVDVCPAPRGKAIVMKPIQSQIERNEVEYTDYLFNNVSYKDKILGKNTVKGSQFAKPLFEFSGACAGCGETPYIKLVTQLFGERMIVANATGCSSIYGASAPSTPYTTAESGCGPAWASSLFEDNAEYGYGMFQAVNTIRHRILKRINEIKDDVSTELSDLFTSFAENFNSGDKTAEMRDELVALMEKEKLENTNEIVKSNIDEILELKQYLIKKSIWMFGGDGWAYDIGFGGLDHVLASGDDVNMLVLDTEVYSNTGGQASKASKAGAVAKFSASGKPTKKKDLAAILMTYGNIYVAKVSMGANQNQTLKAIREAEEYPGPSIIIAYSPCIEHGIKAGMGKFQTEEKLATEVGYWPIFRYDPRLAEKGKNPLQLDTRNPAWDKYEDFLLGERRYATLASEFPEKAKELLEANLKNAKDNWNYYKRMAAMDYSTEE is encoded by the coding sequence ATGACAAAAAATATGAAAACAATGGATGGTAACCAAGCTGCAGCTCATATAGCATACGCATTTACGGAAGTTGCTGGAATTTATCCAATTACTCCGTCGTCAACTATGTCAGAGCTTGTAGATCAATGGGCATCATACGGAAAGGAAAATTTATTTGGAATGCCGGTAAAGGTTGTGGAAATGCAATCAGAGGCTGGAGCTGCGGGGATTGTACACGGATCGCTTCAGACTGGGGCTTTGACTACGACATTTACTGCTTCTCAAGGATTGTTATTAAAAATACCTAATATGTATAAAATATCTGGGGAATTGCTGCCAGGGGTAATGCATGTTGCGGCAAGGGCAATTTCTACACAGGCGTTGTCAATATTTGGAGATCATCAGGATATTTATGCGGCTAGAATGACAGGCTGGGCTATGCTTGCGACAAGTTCGGTTCAGGAAGTTATGGATCTGGCTGGAATTGCACATTTGGCGGCAATTAAGTCGAGAGTGCCTTTTATGCACTTTTTTGATGGATTTAGGACTTCGCATGAGATAAATAAGATAGAAGTTATGGATTATGAATTTTTGGAGAGTCTGCTTGATAAAAAAGCTGTGCAGGAATTTAGAGAAAGAGCATTAAATCCAGAAAATCCTGTAACAAGAGGAACAGCTCAAAATGATGATATTTATTTTCAGGCAAGGGAGGCTCAAAATAGATTTTATGAAGCTGTGCCTGATATTGTAAATGACTATATGAAAAAAATTAGCGAAAAAACAGGACGGAACTATGCACCTTTTGTTTACTACGGTTCAGAAAATGCTGAAAGAGTTATTATTGCAATGGGATCTGTAAATGAAACAATCAAGGAAGTTGTAGATTATCTTAATAAAAATGGCGAAAATGTGGGAGCATTGAATGTTCATTTATATCGTCCATTTTCTAGCAAGTATTTTTTTGATGTGATGCCGAAAAGCGTGAAAAAAATAGCTGTGCTTGACAGGACAAAAGAGCCTGGAGCATTGGGAGAGCCATTGTATATGGATGTAAAGGCACTTTACTATGGACGTGAAAATGCACCGGAAATTGTTGGCGGAAGATACGGACTTTCATCAAAGGATACAACGCCTGAACAAATTGTGGCAGTATTCAAGAATCTTGCACAAAAGGAACCTAAAAACAACTTTACAATCGGAATTATTGACGATGTTACATTTACATCCCTAGCACTGGAAGATGAAGTGTTTACTGGAAATGAGGATGTGAAAGGCTGTCTATTTTATGGTCTTGGTTCAGATGGAACAGTTGGGGCAAATAAAAATTCGATAAAAATTATTGGAGATAAGACAGACTTATATGCACAGGGTTATTTTGCTTATGATTCAAAAAAATCTGGTGGAGTAACACGTTCGCACTTACGATTTAGTAAATATCCAATCCGTTCTACTTACTTAGTTACAAAGCCCAGCTTTGTTGCCTGCTCTGCACCTGCCTATCTGGGAAAATACGACATGATTTCAGGGCTACGTGAAGGTGGAATATTTTTATTAAATACAATTTGGGATAAGGAAAAACTGTTAAAATATGTTCCAAATGAGATAAAAAGGGAACTTGCACGTAAAAAGGCTAAATTTTACTTGATAAATGCAACGGAAATCGCAAAGGAAATTGGGCTTGGAAATAGGACGAATACTATTATGCAGTCGGCATTTTTCTATCTTTCGGAAGTAATTCCTCACGATGAGGCGAAGCAATACATGAAGGAATATGCTGAAAAAAGTTATGGAAGAAAAGGACAGGATATTGTTCAAAAAAACTGGGATGCCATTGACAGAGGGATTGATGGGCTGGATGAAGTTGAAGTATTGCCTGAATGGGCAGATCTTGAAGTCGATGAAAAAATCATTGACGATGCAAAACCTGAATTTGTAAAAAAGGTGGCTGATCCGATTAACAATCTGAAAGGTGAAGAATTGCCAGTTTCTGCATTTTTAGGACGTGAAGACGGAACATTTGAGCATGGAACGGCAAATTATGAAAAAAGGGGAATAGCAGATGAAGTGCCAGAATGGCAGCCTGATATGTGTATTCAGTGTAACCAATGTGCTTATGTGTGTCCACATGCTGTAATTCGTCCTTTCCTGATTGATGAGGAAGAAATGGCAAAAGCTCCAGAAGGAATGCCGACAATAAAGGCACTGGGACGTGGAATGAACGACTTGAACTATAAAATTCAAGTATCGCCGCTGGACTGTACAGGATGCAGTGCGTGTGTAGACGTGTGTCCTGCTCCTCGTGGAAAAGCCATTGTTATGAAACCAATTCAATCCCAAATTGAAAGAAATGAAGTTGAATATACAGATTACTTATTTAACAATGTTTCATACAAGGACAAAATTTTAGGAAAAAATACTGTAAAAGGCTCACAATTTGCAAAACCGCTGTTTGAATTTTCGGGAGCGTGTGCAGGCTGTGGAGAAACACCTTATATTAAATTGGTAACACAGTTATTCGGAGAACGTATGATTGTAGCAAATGCGACAGGATGCTCTTCAATTTATGGAGCGTCTGCACCGTCAACGCCTTATACAACGGCAGAAAGCGGCTGTGGACCTGCATGGGCCTCTTCGCTGTTTGAGGACAATGCTGAATATGGATACGGAATGTTTCAGGCTGTAAACACAATTCGGCACAGAATTTTAAAAAGAATAAATGAAATAAAAGACGATGTTTCAACAGAACTTTCTGATTTGTTTACTTCATTTGCAGAAAACTTTAATAGTGGAGATAAAACTGCAGAAATGCGTGATGAACTGGTAGCTTTAATGGAAAAGGAAAAATTGGAAAATACAAATGAAATAGTAAAGAGCAATATAGATGAAATATTGGAATTGAAACAGTATTTAATCAAAAAATCCATCTGGATGTTTGGTGGAGATGGATGGGCTTACGATATTGGGTTTGGTGGGCTTGATCACGTTTTGGCTTCTGGAGACGATGTAAATATGCTTGTGCTTGACACTGAAGTTTACTCAAATACAGGAGGACAGGCTTCAAAAGCTTCAAAAGCAGGAGCAGTGGCAAAATTTTCTGCTTCTGGAAAGCCAACTAAGAAAAAGGACTTGGCAGCAATACTTATGACTTATGGGAATATTTATGTAGCGAAAGTGTCAATGGGAGCAAATCAAAATCAGACATTAAAAGCAATACGAGAAGCCGAAGAATATCCAGGACCATCAATAATCATTGCCTATTCACCTTGTATTGAGCATGGTATAAAGGCAGGAATGGGTAAATTCCAGACAGAAGAAAAACTTGCAACAGAAGTAGGATACTGGCCAATTTTCAGATATGATCCAAGACTTGCTGAAAAAGGGAAAAATCCACTGCAGTTAGATACACGAAATCCCGCTTGGGATAAATATGAAGATTTCCTATTAGGAGAACGAAGATATGCAACCCTAGCCTCAGAATTTCCTGAAAAAGCCAAAGAATTGCTTGAAGCAAACTTAAAAAATGCCAAAGACAACTGGAACTACTATAAACGAATGGCAGCAATGGATTATTCAACAGAAGAATAA
- a CDS encoding DUF2721 domain-containing protein: protein MTLEITTPAVLFPTVSLLLLAYTNRFLALTAIVRQMDSSGEIEHEFYQVKNLRKRLKYIKRMQYFGVFSLLMCAVSMLFLFFQIDFIGKISFAISLVSLIISLIFSLLEIQISLEALRIHLNYNENDTEIEEKNK, encoded by the coding sequence ATGACTTTAGAAATTACTACACCTGCCGTTCTTTTTCCTACTGTATCTCTACTTTTACTTGCATATACTAACAGATTTTTGGCACTTACAGCGATTGTTAGACAGATGGATTCGAGCGGGGAAATAGAACATGAATTTTATCAGGTTAAAAACCTGAGGAAAAGATTGAAGTACATTAAAAGAATGCAATATTTTGGGGTTTTTAGTTTGTTAATGTGTGCGGTTTCGATGTTATTCCTGTTTTTTCAGATAGATTTTATTGGAAAAATCAGTTTTGCAATAAGTTTGGTATCGCTCATAATTTCGTTAATATTTTCATTGTTAGAAATTCAGATTTCACTCGAAGCTTTAAGAATTCATTTGAATTATAATGAAAATGATACTGAAATTGAGGAAAAAAATAAATAA
- the glmU gene encoding bifunctional UDP-N-acetylglucosamine diphosphorylase/glucosamine-1-phosphate N-acetyltransferase GlmU: MISLILAAGKGTRMKSDQSKVLHKVNGVPMIRRVVNVLENIGNEKNIFILGHKKEDVLAEMGNVVYVTQKEQLGTGHAILIAKDKIKEYGENVLITYGDTPLLKEKTLEELKRVFKEKNLDCIVLSCKVKNPFGYGRIVKENGKISNIIEEKEANENEKKIDEINTGVYIFKNQSLLYAIEKIDNNNSKGEYYLTDAIKILSTEGYKVDSFQIEDEDEILGVNSKSQLAQASKISRNRKNTELMDNGVILIDPDTTYIEDNVEIGQDTVIYPNVTIQGNTTIGKNCEILGNTRIENSVIADNVKIEASVVEQSTLEEGVTVGPFAHLRPKAHLKETVHVGNFVEIKNATLQKGVKTGHLTYIGDAEVGENTNIGAGTITCNYDGKNKHKTKIGKNAFIGSNSIIVAPVEIGSKVLTAAGSVITKDIPDEALAFGRAKQVNKEKK; encoded by the coding sequence ATGATTTCGTTAATTTTGGCGGCAGGGAAAGGGACTCGTATGAAGTCCGATCAATCGAAGGTTTTACACAAGGTGAATGGTGTTCCTATGATTAGAAGAGTTGTCAATGTGCTGGAAAATATCGGGAATGAAAAAAATATTTTTATTCTAGGACACAAAAAGGAAGATGTTTTAGCTGAAATGGGAAATGTCGTTTATGTCACACAAAAAGAACAGCTTGGAACAGGACACGCTATTCTAATTGCAAAGGATAAAATCAAGGAATACGGTGAAAATGTTCTTATCACTTATGGAGATACACCGTTGTTAAAAGAAAAAACATTGGAAGAATTAAAAAGAGTGTTTAAAGAGAAAAATCTTGATTGTATCGTGCTTTCATGTAAAGTTAAAAATCCATTTGGATATGGACGGATTGTTAAGGAAAATGGTAAAATTTCAAACATTATTGAAGAAAAGGAAGCAAATGAAAATGAGAAAAAAATAGATGAAATTAATACAGGAGTCTATATTTTCAAAAATCAAAGTCTGCTTTATGCGATAGAAAAAATTGACAACAACAATTCAAAAGGTGAATATTATTTAACCGATGCTATAAAAATTTTATCGACAGAAGGCTATAAAGTTGACAGCTTTCAAATTGAAGATGAAGATGAAATCTTAGGAGTAAACTCAAAATCTCAGTTAGCACAGGCAAGTAAAATTTCAAGAAACAGAAAAAATACTGAACTTATGGATAACGGAGTAATTCTGATTGACCCAGATACAACTTATATTGAAGATAATGTTGAAATTGGACAAGATACTGTAATTTATCCAAATGTTACAATTCAAGGTAATACGACAATTGGAAAAAACTGCGAAATCTTGGGAAATACAAGAATTGAAAATTCTGTGATTGCTGATAACGTGAAAATAGAGGCTTCTGTTGTTGAGCAATCTACTCTTGAGGAAGGGGTAACTGTGGGACCTTTTGCACATTTACGTCCAAAGGCACATTTGAAAGAAACTGTACATGTTGGAAACTTTGTGGAAATAAAAAATGCTACGCTTCAAAAAGGTGTGAAAACAGGGCATTTGACTTATATTGGAGATGCTGAAGTTGGGGAAAATACGAATATCGGTGCAGGTACAATCACTTGCAATTATGACGGGAAAAATAAACATAAGACAAAAATTGGAAAAAATGCCTTTATTGGAAGCAATTCAATAATTGTAGCTCCAGTTGAAATAGGAAGCAAAGTTCTAACAGCGGCTGGATCGGTTATTACAAAAGATATTCCAGATGAAGCATTGGCATTTGGAAGAGCAAAACAGGTTAACAAAGAAAAAAAATAA